A single genomic interval of Shewanella halotolerans harbors:
- the dxs gene encoding 1-deoxy-D-xylulose-5-phosphate synthase produces MSLDITKYPVLAQADTPDELRQLPQGVLPKLADELRSYLLQSVGISSGHFASGLGTVELTVALHYVYNTPFDRLIWDVGHQAYPHKILTGRRDKMPTIRQKGGIHPFPWREESEYDTFSVGHSGTSVSAALAMAVAAEKEQAGRKVVAVIGDGAMTGGMVFEAMNHAGDLHNDMLVVLNDNEMSISENVGALNNHLAQLMSGRLYTTIRENSKKVLKGMPVIKEMAKRTEEHLKGMVVPGTMFEELGFNYIGPIDGHDVDALVETLRNMRNLSGPQILHIMTKKGRGYEPAEKDPIGWHAVPKFDPSTFAKPAAKPANPTFSQVFGRWLCDMAEKDDKVLGITPAMREGSGMVEFSQRFPKQYFDAAIAEQHAVTLAAGFACEGYKPVLAIYSTFLQRGYDQLIHDVALQKLPVIFAIDRGGIVGPDGPTHQGAFDLSYMRAIPNMVIMAPSDENECRQMLYTGYCYNEGPTAIRYPRGSATGEPQVETMTAFEIGKGLIKREGKKIAILNFGTTLASASQAAEALDATLADMRFVKPLDVELVKQLAASHDLLVTVEENAIMGGAGSGVLELLQQLKLPMPVLNIGLPDEFIKHGECGEILAELQLDGPGIEAQIRAYLAD; encoded by the coding sequence ATGAGTTTGGATATTACGAAATACCCTGTGCTGGCACAGGCCGACACCCCAGATGAATTAAGACAGCTTCCCCAGGGTGTGCTACCAAAACTTGCTGACGAACTCAGAAGTTATCTCCTACAGTCGGTAGGCATCTCCAGTGGCCACTTTGCTTCTGGCCTGGGCACGGTCGAGCTGACGGTTGCCCTGCACTATGTCTACAACACCCCGTTCGATCGCCTGATCTGGGACGTGGGCCACCAGGCCTATCCCCATAAGATACTCACGGGTCGCCGGGACAAGATGCCTACCATACGCCAAAAAGGCGGCATTCACCCCTTCCCTTGGCGGGAAGAGAGCGAATATGACACCTTCAGCGTGGGTCACTCTGGCACCTCTGTTAGTGCGGCGCTGGCTATGGCGGTTGCTGCCGAGAAGGAACAAGCGGGCCGCAAGGTCGTGGCGGTCATCGGCGACGGCGCCATGACGGGCGGCATGGTATTTGAGGCCATGAACCACGCCGGCGATCTGCACAACGACATGCTGGTCGTGCTCAACGACAACGAGATGTCGATCTCCGAAAACGTCGGTGCGCTGAACAACCACCTGGCGCAGCTGATGTCGGGCCGTCTCTACACCACCATTCGCGAGAACAGCAAGAAAGTGCTCAAAGGCATGCCTGTCATCAAGGAGATGGCCAAGCGCACCGAAGAGCATCTCAAGGGCATGGTCGTCCCCGGCACCATGTTTGAGGAGCTGGGCTTTAACTATATCGGCCCTATCGATGGCCATGATGTCGACGCCCTGGTCGAGACTCTGCGCAACATGCGTAACCTCTCGGGCCCGCAGATTCTACACATCATGACCAAGAAGGGACGCGGCTATGAGCCGGCGGAGAAAGACCCCATCGGCTGGCACGCCGTGCCTAAATTCGATCCTTCAACCTTTGCCAAGCCCGCTGCGAAACCGGCTAACCCCACCTTCTCTCAGGTGTTTGGTCGCTGGCTGTGTGACATGGCCGAGAAAGATGACAAGGTACTGGGGATCACCCCTGCCATGCGTGAAGGCTCAGGCATGGTAGAGTTCTCCCAGCGCTTCCCGAAACAGTATTTCGATGCGGCCATCGCCGAGCAGCATGCGGTAACGCTCGCCGCAGGCTTCGCCTGTGAGGGGTATAAGCCAGTGCTGGCGATCTACTCCACCTTCCTGCAACGCGGCTATGATCAGCTGATCCACGACGTGGCGCTGCAGAAACTGCCGGTGATCTTCGCCATCGACCGCGGCGGTATCGTCGGCCCAGACGGCCCGACCCACCAGGGCGCCTTCGATCTCAGCTATATGCGTGCCATTCCCAACATGGTGATCATGGCGCCATCGGATGAGAACGAATGTCGCCAGATGCTCTACACAGGCTACTGCTACAACGAGGGACCGACGGCGATCCGTTACCCAAGAGGCAGCGCCACCGGCGAGCCTCAGGTCGAGACAATGACAGCATTTGAGATAGGTAAGGGCCTGATCAAGCGCGAAGGCAAGAAGATCGCCATCCTCAACTTCGGTACCACACTGGCGTCGGCGAGTCAGGCGGCCGAGGCGCTCGATGCCACCCTGGCTGACATGCGCTTCGTTAAGCCGCTGGATGTGGAGCTGGTGAAACAGCTGGCCGCCAGCCATGATCTGCTGGTGACTGTGGAAGAGAACGCCATCATGGGCGGCGCAGGCTCGGGGGTACTCGAACTGCTGCAGCAGCTTAAGCTGCCTATGCCTGTGCTCAACATCGGCCTGCCCGATGAGTTTATCAAGCATGGCGAGTGCGGCGAGATCCTGGCCGAGCTACAACTGGACGGCCCGGGCATCGAAGCGCAGATCCGCGCCTATCTGGCGGACTAA
- the ispA gene encoding (2E,6E)-farnesyl diphosphate synthase has protein sequence MLNEAITRYQQRVDGQLRHFINAQDDTEPQLKAAMEHGALIGGKRIRPFLVYAVGEMLGVPLERLDACAAAIECIHAYSLIHDDLPAMDDDALRRGQPTVHIAFNEATAILAGDALQTLAFEIISQEGSELSANQQLAMVRALAKASGYSGMCGGQAMDLNATDRQIDLETLKRLHRLKTGALIRCAVELPIIAAKVTDEQASHLLTFAEAIGLAFQVQDDVLDIIASTEELGKPQGSDCESNKSTYPKLLGLSGAQATAKSLIEDALSALAKLPYNSQLIAEFARFIIERRV, from the coding sequence TTGCTAAATGAAGCGATAACGCGATACCAGCAGCGCGTCGACGGCCAGCTGCGCCATTTTATCAATGCACAAGACGATACCGAGCCACAGCTGAAGGCCGCCATGGAACACGGCGCCCTAATTGGCGGTAAACGTATCCGCCCCTTTCTGGTCTACGCCGTAGGCGAGATGCTGGGTGTGCCACTGGAAAGGCTAGATGCCTGCGCCGCCGCCATCGAATGTATTCATGCCTACTCGCTGATCCACGACGATCTCCCGGCCATGGACGACGACGCCCTGCGCCGCGGCCAACCCACTGTGCATATCGCCTTCAACGAGGCCACCGCCATCCTGGCTGGCGATGCCCTGCAAACCTTGGCCTTCGAGATCATCAGCCAGGAAGGCAGCGAGCTGAGCGCCAACCAACAACTGGCCATGGTGCGCGCCCTCGCCAAGGCATCTGGCTACAGCGGCATGTGTGGAGGGCAGGCGATGGATCTTAACGCCACCGACAGGCAGATAGATCTCGAGACCCTAAAGCGGTTACACAGATTAAAAACCGGCGCCTTGATTCGCTGTGCAGTAGAATTACCTATCATTGCAGCCAAGGTCACAGATGAGCAAGCGAGCCATCTGTTAACATTTGCCGAAGCCATCGGCCTCGCCTTTCAGGTACAAGACGACGTGCTGGACATCATCGCCAGCACAGAAGAGCTGGGTAAGCCCCAGGGCTCGGACTGCGAATCGAACAAGAGTACCTATCCGAAACTACTCGGTTTATCCGGGGCCCAAGCGACTGCGAAAAGTTTGATCGAAGACGCCCTATCAGCGCTGGCTAAATTACCATACAATAGCCAGTTAATTGCCGAATTCGCCCGTTTCATCATAGAGCGAAGAGTATAA
- the xseB gene encoding exodeoxyribonuclease VII small subunit: MAKKPENLTFEESLTELENIVTSLEQGDVSLDDALKQFERGINLVRNSQGKLEQAQQKVSILTQEQDQPSLQPYLPEGE, encoded by the coding sequence GTGGCCAAAAAACCTGAAAACCTGACCTTCGAAGAGTCACTCACAGAATTAGAAAACATCGTCACCAGCCTGGAGCAGGGCGATGTCTCTCTGGATGACGCCCTCAAACAATTTGAGCGCGGCATCAATCTGGTCAGAAACAGCCAAGGCAAACTCGAACAGGCCCAACAGAAAGTCTCTATCTTGACCCAGGAACAAGATCAACCCAGCTTGCAACCCTATCTGCCAGAGGGCGAATAA
- the pomA gene encoding flagellar motor protein PomA, with protein MDLATLIGLIGAFGFIIGAMVSSGGIAIFVDVPSVLIVMIGSLFVVMMKFNLKQFLGAVKIAAKAFMFKIDKPDELIEQSVTMADAARKGGFLALEEAEISNSFMQKAVDMLVDGHDGEVVREALEKDIALTEERHKTGISIFKALGDVAPAMGMIGTLIGLVAMLSNMDDPKSIGPAMAVALLTTLYGAIIANMIALPIADKLSLRMGEEMLNRNLIMDAVLAIQDGQNPRVIEGFLKNYLSEKQREIDTTDGE; from the coding sequence GTGGATTTAGCGACCCTGATAGGCCTGATAGGTGCATTTGGTTTTATTATCGGAGCTATGGTCAGCAGTGGCGGTATCGCCATCTTTGTTGACGTGCCCTCTGTGCTTATCGTGATGATAGGCTCTCTGTTTGTGGTGATGATGAAATTTAACCTCAAACAGTTCCTCGGTGCGGTCAAGATCGCCGCAAAAGCCTTTATGTTCAAGATAGATAAGCCGGACGAGTTGATCGAACAATCGGTCACCATGGCCGATGCTGCCCGTAAGGGGGGCTTTCTGGCCTTGGAAGAGGCGGAGATCAGCAACAGTTTCATGCAGAAAGCGGTCGACATGCTGGTGGATGGCCATGACGGCGAGGTGGTGCGTGAAGCCTTGGAGAAGGATATCGCCCTTACCGAAGAGCGCCATAAGACGGGGATTAGCATCTTCAAGGCGCTGGGCGATGTGGCGCCCGCCATGGGGATGATAGGTACCCTTATCGGTTTGGTGGCTATGCTGTCGAACATGGATGACCCTAAGTCTATCGGCCCCGCCATGGCGGTGGCCTTGTTGACCACACTCTATGGTGCGATTATCGCCAACATGATTGCCCTGCCGATCGCCGATAAACTCTCGCTGCGCATGGGCGAGGAGATGCTCAACCGCAACCTGATCATGGATGCAGTACTCGCCATTCAAGACGGTCAAAACCCAAGGGTCATCGAGGGATTCTTGAAGAATTACCTCTCAGAAAAGCAGCGAGAGATAGACACGACGGACGGGGAATAG
- a CDS encoding flagellar motor protein MotB, whose amino-acid sequence MAKKVKCDCPPAGAPMWLATFADLMSLLMCFFVLLLAFSEMDVMKFKQIAGSMKYAFGVQNKVEVKDIPKGTSVIALEFRPGKPEPTPIEIINQQTNEMTEPTIEVQAGEDDSAGGVQQQRGEQRGGEASSTAQEEADSEAQAKQQQQEAASQDQINDQVKKMAQELNKEIIDGAIEIESLGQQIIIRIREKGAFSSGSGFLQPRFKPVVRRVGELLKDVPGIITVSGHTDDMNISNELYSSNWDLSSKRAVAVAHELVRVPGFDQQRMKVVGMASTAPLVPNDSAANRARNRRVEIAIEQGKPKESDEIQVEQ is encoded by the coding sequence ATGGCTAAGAAGGTCAAATGCGATTGCCCTCCTGCCGGGGCGCCCATGTGGTTGGCAACCTTTGCTGATCTCATGTCGCTATTGATGTGTTTCTTCGTCTTGCTGCTCGCCTTCTCCGAGATGGACGTGATGAAGTTCAAGCAGATCGCCGGGTCGATGAAGTATGCCTTCGGTGTGCAGAACAAGGTTGAAGTCAAAGATATTCCCAAGGGCACCTCGGTGATCGCACTGGAGTTTCGCCCAGGCAAGCCTGAACCCACCCCCATCGAGATCATCAATCAGCAGACCAATGAGATGACCGAGCCCACCATTGAGGTGCAGGCCGGTGAAGACGACAGCGCCGGTGGCGTGCAGCAGCAGCGCGGTGAGCAGCGCGGTGGCGAAGCATCATCGACGGCTCAGGAAGAGGCTGACTCTGAAGCTCAGGCGAAGCAACAGCAGCAGGAGGCCGCATCACAGGATCAGATCAATGATCAGGTGAAGAAGATGGCGCAGGAGCTCAACAAGGAGATCATCGACGGGGCGATCGAGATTGAGTCCTTGGGGCAGCAGATTATCATTAGGATTCGTGAGAAGGGCGCCTTCTCATCGGGCTCGGGTTTCCTGCAGCCCAGGTTTAAGCCTGTCGTTCGCCGAGTGGGCGAGCTGCTCAAGGATGTGCCGGGGATCATTACCGTCTCAGGTCACACGGATGATATGAATATCAGCAACGAACTCTACAGCTCCAATTGGGATCTCTCCAGCAAGCGCGCCGTGGCCGTGGCCCATGAGCTGGTGCGGGTGCCGGGCTTCGACCAGCAGCGGATGAAGGTGGTGGGCATGGCCAGCACGGCGCCGCTGGTGCCGAACGATTCGGCAGCCAACCGCGCCCGAAATCGCCGGGTCGAAATTGCCATCGAGCAGGGTAAGCCGAAAGAGTCAGATGAGATTCAAGTCGAGCAGTAG